In Fimbriimonadia bacterium, the following are encoded in one genomic region:
- a CDS encoding alpha-N-acetylglucosaminidase C-terminal domain-containing protein: MTPSTLPIVTDDGPVAGIVLSANASRLERRAAEELSEYVHAITGHCLPICDRFDQDITNILLGMPYTHPIIAELHGAGSITLPDGLDRTDGFTLVSTRHRGAPCLLLACGREPACLYAVYHLLAQYCHVGFFGDHERVPVRNTLTLPQIDQVRLPRFDGRQNLQGCSAFYTSCFWGWADWRREIEWSVKRGFNVLHISLGAKVLDHEALRAMSVPADSPNRMERVHADLGWQCAQYARDLGLRVVTPAGTTGLVPPAFRKVHPQATYFEMQWFDYAPQLFLHPSDPLFEQLLSTRLSLADQLYGPSDLYSLDVYAEMEPPGTPKEREEAKRAFSRAAVSALRGHNPDAKWIVSGWGFVERKYWPLEHIEAVLEPFPDDMLVLNDLTANYTTSDGLTKLYRETDGFFGKTWGWTVFHCFGGNTHLHGDVRGLIEGAREATGYPSAKWSYHAPEAIRHNALYYDLACQLAWNPEGVSLADFLRDYTVRRYGEEGADAMLLALERLIETVYSWYDTNDWHGPVYQFTPVEPDKPWWRKRAGFVPALREATEAALAAAYLLESEACYRRDLVDISKEYAGNFVTATIVRLWSVQHEEEFETTARQVLQGLDAVQQIAALLPEYRIQEEIERAVAPPFEIARDEAKREIRTRYTVLIDFEHYDTLLDYARRDMYELVKHYYRPRIQILIEHLRECRRAGMQPSAKWLHDACRDIARRFIEESPEEPTTSYPEVVASVRKAISPLLQQDTRSPRRTRAQRFGRR, from the coding sequence ATGACGCCCAGCACTTTACCTATCGTGACAGACGACGGGCCGGTTGCCGGCATCGTACTTTCTGCCAACGCCTCGCGCCTGGAGCGACGCGCAGCCGAGGAGCTAAGCGAGTACGTTCATGCTATCACCGGCCATTGCCTGCCGATTTGCGACCGGTTCGACCAGGATATAACGAACATCCTGTTAGGAATGCCATACACTCATCCGATCATCGCCGAGCTGCATGGCGCCGGATCGATTACTTTGCCCGATGGGCTCGACAGGACAGACGGCTTTACACTGGTCAGCACACGACATCGGGGTGCGCCATGCCTGTTACTGGCGTGCGGACGGGAGCCTGCATGTCTGTACGCGGTCTATCATCTGCTAGCCCAATACTGCCATGTCGGCTTCTTCGGGGATCACGAACGGGTGCCAGTTCGAAACACTCTCACGCTGCCCCAGATCGACCAAGTTAGGCTACCTCGGTTCGATGGTCGTCAGAACTTGCAGGGTTGTTCGGCATTCTATACCTCATGCTTCTGGGGCTGGGCCGATTGGCGACGTGAGATCGAGTGGAGCGTCAAGCGAGGTTTCAATGTTCTGCATATATCGCTTGGAGCCAAGGTTCTCGACCATGAGGCTCTCCGAGCGATGAGTGTTCCGGCGGATTCACCCAATCGAATGGAGCGTGTGCATGCGGATTTGGGCTGGCAGTGTGCGCAGTATGCACGCGACCTAGGACTCCGGGTCGTGACACCAGCGGGTACGACCGGACTCGTACCACCGGCGTTTCGAAAAGTTCACCCACAGGCGACCTACTTCGAGATGCAGTGGTTCGACTATGCGCCGCAGCTCTTCTTGCATCCATCCGATCCCCTATTCGAGCAACTACTATCCACGAGGCTGAGTCTTGCGGATCAGTTATACGGCCCATCCGACCTGTACTCGTTGGACGTATATGCGGAGATGGAGCCGCCCGGCACGCCGAAGGAGCGCGAAGAGGCCAAGAGGGCATTCTCGCGGGCCGCAGTCTCCGCCCTGCGGGGGCACAACCCCGATGCGAAGTGGATCGTGAGCGGGTGGGGGTTCGTGGAGCGCAAGTACTGGCCGCTGGAGCACATCGAGGCTGTGCTGGAACCGTTTCCGGACGATATGCTGGTGCTGAACGACCTCACTGCTAACTACACTACCAGCGACGGGCTCACGAAGCTATATCGCGAGACCGATGGGTTTTTCGGCAAGACTTGGGGTTGGACGGTCTTTCACTGCTTCGGTGGGAACACGCACTTGCACGGCGACGTGCGGGGCCTGATAGAAGGCGCGCGGGAAGCCACCGGGTACCCATCCGCAAAGTGGTCGTATCATGCGCCCGAGGCGATACGTCACAATGCGCTCTACTACGATCTCGCATGTCAGTTGGCCTGGAACCCCGAGGGTGTTTCGTTGGCGGATTTCCTGAGGGACTATACCGTTCGACGATATGGCGAGGAGGGAGCGGATGCGATGCTTCTCGCTCTCGAGCGACTTATCGAGACCGTCTACTCCTGGTACGACACGAACGATTGGCATGGACCTGTGTATCAGTTCACGCCCGTCGAACCGGACAAGCCTTGGTGGCGTAAGCGAGCCGGCTTCGTGCCTGCCTTGCGTGAGGCCACGGAGGCTGCTCTGGCCGCAGCGTACCTACTAGAGTCGGAGGCCTGCTATCGACGAGACTTGGTCGACATTTCAAAGGAGTATGCCGGCAATTTCGTGACGGCTACTATCGTTCGGCTATGGTCCGTGCAGCATGAGGAGGAGTTCGAGACGACAGCAAGGCAGGTTTTGCAAGGTCTGGACGCCGTTCAGCAGATTGCTGCACTGCTGCCCGAGTATCGGATTCAGGAGGAGATCGAACGAGCGGTCGCACCGCCTTTCGAGATAGCGCGCGACGAGGCGAAGCGCGAGATACGCACACGTTATACGGTATTGATAGACTTCGAGCACTACGATACGCTACTAGACTACGCCAGGCGTGATATGTACGAGCTCGTGAAGCACTACTATCGGCCACGAATACAGATCCTGATCGAGCACCTGAGAGAGTGCCGCAGGGCAGGCATGCAACCTTCGGCAAAGTGGCTGCACGATGCGTGCCGTGACATCGCTAGGCGCTTCATCGAGGAGTCTCCCGAAGAGCCCACGACCTCCTATCCGGAAGTCGTCGCCTCCGTTCGCAAGGCAATCAGTCCCTTACTCCAGCAGGATACACGGAGCCCTCGACGAACACGAGCCCAGCGCTTTGGGAGGCGATGA
- a CDS encoding TIGR02710 family CRISPR-associated protein has product MSKTLIVTVGGSFQPVVTAIKKLRPTRVLFVCSQKSRNQVVGEGTPCEVREGCEVRRLPNIVKQAGIEERFDAEKDVLVLEHEDALEDSYDAIADAIRAVQSQDPGGEVLADYTGGTKTMSVALAMAAFDLGVMLYIEAGPRRDIERVHGGEAPILVGTSSLRVARVVNQWVPSQLEKYDYTGAVTQLDGLLRSTQLSPGLQSRIRDLASLCRAFEAWDRLDYEGAMYLLEPHMESDQIRPLGVFLQKLISARRGMDAAADDASFGKSTGYELAEDLVRNAERRAATERYDDAVARLYRAVELTAQVRLRTAFGIDSADVPIERLPAELQPKYEGRRSANGKIQVSLVQAYELLTDLGDEVVADVWREKKERILDALDVRNNSSMAHGLRPIAEEQYQHVYADLVSLMERVIAGATKQDPPIGAPQIPTRLSLSKS; this is encoded by the coding sequence ATGTCAAAAACTCTCATCGTCACAGTCGGTGGATCGTTCCAGCCCGTCGTAACGGCCATTAAGAAACTTCGGCCTACGCGAGTTCTCTTCGTCTGTTCACAGAAGAGCCGGAACCAGGTGGTTGGCGAAGGCACTCCTTGCGAGGTTCGTGAGGGCTGCGAGGTCCGTCGGTTACCCAATATCGTCAAGCAGGCAGGCATCGAGGAGCGCTTTGACGCAGAGAAGGATGTACTGGTCCTGGAGCACGAGGATGCGCTAGAGGACAGTTACGATGCTATCGCTGACGCGATCCGAGCGGTACAGTCGCAGGACCCCGGGGGCGAAGTGCTTGCGGACTATACCGGGGGTACGAAGACCATGTCCGTTGCGCTGGCGATGGCCGCGTTTGACCTCGGTGTCATGCTGTACATCGAAGCTGGCCCGCGCAGGGATATCGAGCGCGTGCACGGCGGCGAGGCGCCGATTTTGGTCGGAACGTCTAGCCTTCGTGTGGCGCGGGTCGTGAACCAGTGGGTTCCTAGCCAGCTGGAGAAGTACGACTACACTGGGGCAGTTACACAGCTCGACGGATTGCTACGTTCGACGCAACTCTCGCCGGGATTGCAGTCCCGGATCCGCGACCTCGCATCGCTCTGTCGGGCCTTCGAGGCGTGGGACCGATTGGACTACGAGGGCGCGATGTACCTGTTGGAGCCGCACATGGAGAGCGATCAGATCCGCCCTCTGGGGGTCTTCTTGCAGAAGCTTATCTCCGCGCGCCGTGGTATGGATGCTGCTGCCGACGATGCGAGCTTCGGGAAGAGCACCGGATATGAGCTTGCCGAGGACCTAGTACGCAATGCGGAGCGCCGTGCGGCTACAGAGCGATATGACGACGCGGTGGCCCGGCTCTACCGAGCGGTCGAGCTAACAGCGCAGGTACGCTTGCGCACGGCGTTTGGCATTGACAGCGCCGACGTCCCAATAGAGCGCTTGCCGGCCGAGCTTCAGCCGAAGTATGAAGGTAGGCGCTCTGCGAATGGGAAGATCCAGGTGAGCCTCGTGCAGGCGTATGAGCTGCTTACCGACCTTGGAGACGAAGTCGTTGCCGATGTCTGGCGTGAGAAAAAGGAACGGATTCTGGACGCACTGGATGTGCGTAACAACAGCTCGATGGCCCATGGCTTACGACCCATAGCCGAGGAGCAGTATCAACATGTCTATGCGGATCTCGTATCGCTGATGGAGCGCGTGATAGCGGGCGCGACGAAGCAAGACCCGCCGATCGGCGCTCCCCAGATCCCGACTCGTCTATCGCTATCCAAGAGTTAA
- a CDS encoding putative CRISPR-associated protein: MKTFIVTVGTSLLTNKGRPWEGRDRDNSLPNSAEATHWLRGADPVTASAETNTLNKVGLETGDAIAFLHTATDEGRWCAEVLTKYYEGRGFRTQAHEISGLNYKTGDVTDRGLRALVHLMFDLHRKAQKVGSGTIFCATGGFKAETAYMYLAATLLGCRVCYVHELYKELVWLPALPVKLDMSLVRDNEDFFAKLQDDVTRADEINHGGWLQGTPQLRFLVDEADGLMQLNAAGMLLWELYRGAAGEVSGQAGSSNKNRLSKSEMHHWQPHSTKLLSLDDCDFVERYEYPHENVPTSPKKGLVRSDYEKKAVFVRAMHGDNSVPLKVITIEMPADLFKLAARHIGEIFES, encoded by the coding sequence ATGAAGACCTTTATCGTCACTGTGGGCACATCGCTGCTCACCAACAAAGGCCGACCGTGGGAGGGTCGCGACAGAGATAATTCGCTCCCAAACTCGGCCGAAGCCACTCATTGGCTCCGAGGTGCCGATCCTGTCACCGCTTCTGCCGAGACCAACACCCTAAACAAGGTAGGACTCGAGACAGGTGACGCGATCGCATTTCTGCACACGGCCACTGACGAGGGGCGCTGGTGCGCCGAGGTGCTAACCAAGTATTACGAAGGACGGGGTTTCCGCACGCAAGCTCACGAGATCAGCGGCCTTAACTACAAGACTGGTGACGTAACGGATCGAGGACTGCGCGCTCTGGTGCATCTCATGTTCGACCTACATCGCAAAGCACAGAAGGTCGGCTCAGGAACCATCTTCTGCGCGACAGGTGGGTTCAAGGCGGAGACAGCATACATGTATCTTGCTGCTACGCTCCTTGGCTGCCGCGTGTGCTACGTACACGAGTTGTATAAGGAGTTGGTGTGGCTTCCGGCGCTACCGGTGAAGCTGGACATGTCTCTGGTACGTGACAACGAGGACTTCTTTGCCAAGTTACAGGATGATGTAACCAGAGCCGACGAAATCAATCACGGAGGCTGGCTGCAGGGTACTCCGCAACTCCGCTTTTTGGTTGACGAGGCCGATGGTCTCATGCAACTCAACGCTGCCGGCATGCTCCTCTGGGAACTCTATCGCGGCGCAGCGGGTGAGGTCTCGGGTCAGGCTGGGTCCAGCAACAAGAATCGACTTTCCAAGAGTGAGATGCACCACTGGCAACCTCATAGCACCAAGTTGCTAAGTCTAGACGATTGCGACTTCGTGGAACGATACGAGTATCCGCACGAGAACGTGCCAACGTCACCAAAGAAGGGTTTGGTGAGGTCCGACTATGAGAAGAAGGCAGTCTTCGTTCGAGCGATGCATGGTGACAACAGCGTCCCCCTGAAGGTCATAACGATCGAGATGCCCGCTGACCTTTTCAAACTTGCTGCACGTCACATCGGGGAAATCTTCGAGAGTTAG
- a CDS encoding aldo/keto reductase: MGTENLGNYARERGVPPGQLALAWCASQPSITSPIIGPRTMDLLEDNLLSLSI, from the coding sequence ATGGGCACCGAGAACTTGGGCAACTATGCTCGTGAGCGCGGAGTGCCACCCGGTCAACTGGCACTGGCATGGTGCGCGTCGCAGCCTAGCATCACTTCGCCTATCATCGGGCCGCGGACGATGGATCTGCTCGAGGATAACCTGTTATCGCTGAGCATCTAG
- the pdxT gene encoding pyridoxal 5'-phosphate synthase glutaminase subunit PdxT → MGGNPPVGVLALQGDFAMHVQALERIGARTVEVRTVRDLERAERLIMPGGESTTVSRLLAFEGLDVAILRRAERGMRIWGTCMGLILLAKRVTNRPVSPLGLLDVTVERNAYGRQLDSFEANFEFRPTGEIIRGVFIRAPVIREAGPGVEVLAVHEDTPVAVRTKTLLGTTFHPELTSDPTIHAYFLGM, encoded by the coding sequence GTGGGTGGTAACCCGCCCGTCGGCGTCCTCGCTCTGCAGGGCGACTTCGCCATGCACGTGCAGGCGCTGGAACGCATCGGCGCTCGGACCGTCGAGGTGCGAACGGTTCGCGACCTCGAACGGGCCGAGCGCCTCATCATGCCGGGAGGGGAAAGTACCACGGTCTCGCGCCTGCTGGCCTTCGAGGGACTGGATGTAGCGATCCTGCGACGCGCGGAGAGAGGCATGCGCATTTGGGGCACCTGCATGGGGCTCATCCTGCTGGCCAAGCGTGTTACGAACCGTCCGGTCTCGCCACTCGGCCTACTGGACGTGACCGTCGAGCGGAACGCGTATGGAAGGCAACTGGACAGCTTCGAGGCGAACTTCGAGTTCCGCCCGACAGGCGAGATCATTCGGGGCGTGTTCATCCGAGCACCGGTCATTCGAGAGGCCGGCCCCGGCGTCGAAGTGCTCGCAGTGCACGAGGATACGCCGGTCGCAGTACGCACGAAGACGTTGCTCGGCACCACTTTCCACCCCGAACTCACCTCCGACCCCACCATCCACGCGTACTTTTTGGGGATGTAG
- the pdxS gene encoding pyridoxal 5'-phosphate synthase lyase subunit PdxS, with product MAAADSDRQKSTWRTKVGLAMMLRGGVIMDVTTAEQARIAEDAGAVAVMALERVPADIRAQGGVARMSDPKIIREIQEAVSIPVMAKCRIGHFVEAEILQALKVDFIDESEVLTPADEEHHVDKHAFDVPFVCGARNLGEFLRRAAEGAAMVRTKGEAGTGDVVEAVRHMNSIMRDFRRILNAPDFELSAIAKELQAPYEFVVDVKREGKLPVPNFSAGGIATPADAALMMKLGAESVFVGSGIFKSEDPPRRAKAIVQAVTHYNDPAKLAEISEGLGTPMSGIQASSLREEELLAPRGW from the coding sequence ATGGCTGCGGCCGATTCCGATAGGCAAAAGTCAACTTGGCGGACCAAGGTCGGGCTCGCCATGATGCTGCGAGGCGGAGTGATCATGGACGTCACCACCGCCGAACAAGCCCGCATCGCCGAAGACGCGGGCGCGGTCGCCGTAATGGCCCTGGAGCGGGTGCCGGCCGACATTCGAGCTCAGGGCGGGGTCGCGCGCATGTCCGACCCCAAGATCATCCGCGAGATTCAGGAAGCGGTCTCCATCCCCGTGATGGCCAAGTGCCGTATTGGGCACTTCGTGGAAGCCGAGATCCTGCAGGCCCTGAAGGTGGACTTCATTGACGAGAGCGAGGTGCTCACCCCTGCCGACGAAGAGCACCACGTAGACAAGCACGCCTTCGACGTGCCTTTCGTCTGCGGCGCACGAAACCTGGGCGAGTTCCTGCGAAGGGCTGCGGAAGGCGCGGCCATGGTGCGCACGAAGGGTGAAGCGGGAACCGGAGACGTGGTGGAAGCCGTGCGCCACATGAACTCCATCATGCGCGACTTCCGCCGCATCCTGAATGCTCCCGATTTCGAGCTGAGCGCCATCGCGAAGGAGCTCCAGGCACCGTACGAGTTCGTCGTGGACGTGAAGCGCGAGGGCAAGCTGCCAGTGCCGAACTTCTCGGCGGGCGGCATCGCCACTCCCGCGGACGCGGCGCTCATGATGAAACTCGGTGCCGAGTCGGTGTTCGTGGGCAGCGGCATCTTCAAGTCCGAGGACCCGCCGCGCAGGGCGAAAGCCATCGTTCAAGCCGTGACTCACTATAACGATCCCGCCAAGCTGGCGGAGATCTCCGAAGGCCTCGGCACGCCGATGTCTGGCATTCAGGCGAGCTCGCTGCGGGAAGAGGAGCTGTTAGCGCCTCGTGGGTGGTAA
- a CDS encoding sugar phosphate isomerase/epimerase, with the protein MVAISTALNARHRGSAREVFEELKALGYEQFEVNVHFSEEMVEETERMVRAGEIEIVSVHNYCPVPPGIERTRSGGDLFHFSAEEAEVRGQALKWTLRSIETAARLGARFLVGHWGIVPVEDGKEVQHAALERLRRGEPGVPEMVREAVERRQAMARPYVERALDTFSQLLPTAREHGVRLGVECRNYFHEIPSLEEVGEFLALDPAVIGYWHDIGHAEILEFLGVVPERSFAARWADRAIAVHVHDVKQGADHRPMGEGDIDFRAELSPFPASAPWVIEVHSGDAMTMRRMGEELRRIWSEIHNA; encoded by the coding sequence ATGGTTGCCATATCCACTGCTCTCAATGCACGGCATCGGGGCTCGGCCCGAGAGGTTTTCGAGGAGCTAAAAGCGCTCGGGTACGAGCAGTTCGAGGTGAACGTGCACTTCTCGGAAGAGATGGTGGAAGAAACCGAGCGCATGGTGCGGGCGGGGGAGATCGAGATCGTTAGCGTGCACAACTACTGCCCCGTGCCGCCTGGCATCGAAAGGACGCGCAGTGGGGGTGACCTTTTTCACTTCTCCGCGGAAGAGGCCGAGGTGCGTGGGCAGGCGCTGAAGTGGACACTGCGATCGATCGAGACCGCAGCTCGGCTCGGAGCACGCTTCTTGGTTGGTCACTGGGGGATAGTGCCCGTGGAGGACGGCAAAGAGGTGCAGCACGCAGCGCTGGAGCGCCTACGCCGCGGCGAACCGGGCGTGCCCGAGATGGTCCGAGAGGCGGTGGAGCGGCGCCAGGCGATGGCCAGGCCGTATGTGGAGCGGGCGCTAGACACGTTCAGCCAGCTGTTGCCCACGGCGCGGGAACACGGCGTTCGCCTGGGTGTCGAATGTCGAAACTATTTCCACGAGATACCTTCGCTGGAGGAGGTCGGCGAGTTCCTCGCCCTGGACCCCGCTGTCATCGGCTACTGGCACGACATCGGACATGCGGAGATACTGGAGTTTTTGGGCGTCGTTCCCGAGAGGTCCTTCGCAGCGCGTTGGGCGGACCGTGCCATCGCCGTGCACGTGCACGACGTAAAGCAGGGTGCCGACCATCGGCCGATGGGTGAAGGCGACATAGACTTTCGTGCCGAGCTGTCGCCGTTTCCCGCTTCGGCACCCTGGGTCATCGAGGTGCACTCCGGGGACGCTATGACGATGCGTCGGATGGGCGAGGAGTTGCGGCGAATTTGGTCGGAGATTCACAACGCTTGA
- a CDS encoding antibiotic biosynthesis monooxygenase, protein MSVLVLAEVEVYPEYVDAELMLFERLRTLYVSQPGCRSVRLLKHFDDPTRFALVTEWDALEAPVAASRAWAESDLMAEALQVVVGTPNLHTHHIVDRLGNTLGSLEPGTVVVMIVAMAQPGMKVETMQRLEGITDSMVVAPGFLGAMTLDDAVIEERVAVVHLWQNYRSCRQYAAHFESYKHCVYELIM, encoded by the coding sequence ATGTCCGTCCTAGTCCTTGCCGAAGTCGAGGTGTACCCAGAATACGTTGACGCCGAGCTGATGCTGTTCGAGCGGCTGCGAACGCTGTACGTTTCCCAGCCGGGTTGTCGGAGCGTACGGCTGCTGAAACACTTCGACGACCCCACCCGCTTTGCGCTCGTGACGGAGTGGGACGCTCTGGAAGCACCGGTGGCAGCCTCCCGTGCGTGGGCCGAGTCGGACCTGATGGCCGAAGCCCTCCAGGTGGTGGTGGGGACGCCGAACCTGCACACCCACCACATCGTCGATCGGCTTGGGAACACGCTCGGCAGCCTCGAACCGGGGACCGTGGTCGTGATGATCGTTGCGATGGCGCAGCCGGGCATGAAAGTGGAGACGATGCAGAGGCTCGAGGGCATCACGGACTCGATGGTGGTGGCCCCTGGCTTCCTCGGGGCGATGACTCTGGATGACGCCGTCATCGAGGAGCGTGTGGCGGTAGTGCACCTGTGGCAGAACTACCGCAGTTGCCGCCAGTACGCGGCCCACTTCGAGTCCTACAAGCACTGCGTGTACGAACTGATCATGTAA